The proteins below are encoded in one region of Myxococcus guangdongensis:
- a CDS encoding DotU family type IV/VI secretion system protein, with amino-acid sequence MNLELWRCVFTEYRRVLGLLDQWLPAESDGAEGRTEVRVGRVGLQQLQAQLLSSVEGLRAGLGAHHRAEVVEEASRPFIFLVDERVLRRLAEAEQYLWPLLQQRLLGEEGGGDSFYELADQKLDQPGASPLVFELLHFCLTAGFGGRHHGDTAKLREYKQRLAARLVTPEPAPSPAAPHADARPLLYEFPARYYAGACLCVLGLQGLLWWLSR; translated from the coding sequence ATGAACCTGGAGCTCTGGAGGTGTGTCTTCACCGAGTACCGGCGGGTGCTGGGCCTGCTGGACCAATGGCTGCCGGCCGAGAGCGACGGGGCCGAGGGACGCACCGAGGTGCGCGTGGGCCGCGTGGGGCTTCAACAATTGCAGGCGCAGCTCCTGTCCTCGGTGGAGGGCTTGCGCGCAGGGCTGGGCGCACACCATCGCGCCGAGGTGGTGGAGGAGGCCTCCAGGCCCTTCATCTTCCTGGTGGATGAGCGCGTGCTGCGGCGGCTCGCCGAGGCCGAGCAGTACCTGTGGCCCCTGCTCCAGCAGCGACTGCTGGGCGAGGAGGGCGGTGGGGATTCGTTCTACGAACTGGCGGACCAGAAGCTGGACCAGCCGGGAGCATCGCCCCTGGTCTTCGAGCTGCTGCACTTCTGTCTCACCGCGGGCTTCGGTGGCAGGCACCATGGCGACACCGCGAAGCTGCGCGAGTACAAGCAAAGGCTGGCGGCCCGCCTCGTCACGCCGGAGCCCGCGCCATCGCCAGCCGCGCCGCACGCCGACGCGCGGCCTCTGCTCTACGAGTTCCCTGCCCGCTACTACGCCGGCGCGTGCCTCTGCGTCCTGGGGCTGCAGGGCCTTCTGTGGTGGCTGTCGCGCTGA
- a CDS encoding type VI secretion system membrane subunit TssM has protein sequence MQTLRDLWAGAAPYKPWLLAVVAALLLVALVIALARWMRRRPRGSPASSAPRPMSSRRLRKVREAFHAALPWPQRTTVKDLPCAVVLGLAGSGKSKLIDLDVDWRRQARQFLPSHTSDALLKLYLGPDSVVQELSATLLEDDTPQARSALRRLWKDSLGRGQHGLAVLVLDARWLSETAPDEVRRAAQLLRGKLNLLADVRGGPVDTRLCLTHLDSLEGFEDFCRLLQSHRVPLSFPLPPRGEEGQVASLLASQEQHLALGLTSLPVDAFDRLERFYSQGQRPFEALARFTTSLLEGDTLAFVPRLSRVYLSSPSARATGVLSVTGDVHDAQALRGRYLRTHLRRAALLGLACGAPMVAAHAHLAWRLSEAREHVGRFESTVKRMRDQGQAISGGVAREQVLAAGQAMDRMWRAMGYWPPLASAFSEDREDLRKRLTRGIREAHLRPALERCHQQPDTCRPEQVVFLLAALHASSAEPLGQFVLASLHGQRTWNLGEDAQSHSATEPAPLEAGRSWLSAVNLVESLVGDYVAISDRPWQAPATPEADWARWPFREAFTLEGQLAPWQEHLKRLHEFLRDQAVEPWAKTRLDAELAALRDERGRLGAWLDDSVTFAALPRALELLEASEARVDTRRFLGLPSTLRALEWMNAHRDVLAGILRMEDEVYQGLEAARRMSVAELLVRDGLWTPGATTRGPFQVTVTQGPLEFHPTDSARQLHQALLRQYEKTGHLTFGAEEAPGLRPSTPSVVEARRTFDTRIRPLVDEFSQRMKNATLSVEESSQRQEQVRRQVDQFASQYRQRLFQRVRAHAFDAPTPGLLSEALTQLLQPSSELVDLLRDTAKGASLEPLEGPYYESLRNAVAPFTPIVQLMKPDERGNYELLTPYRTLVAQLSDELHATSPASAPAAVDTADKRGRGAARLTELLTPLGRVALSMMLEEEGSYLRKVDAWLDQRGVIGELREPFRQPFLRARALGQQELERTLRQQWEEHSALTLRPLMNRYPFAPEALQEVEPGDLDVLRRRDGGLWAFVDRVVSPVAEERGTEWVHRGALRGRLNLPEDLLSTLSRLSRLSKSLWDDEGRPRPLMLQVMALPLPQAPRPDSFVTLGSLKCGRTAAFAYNQSPSWQAFSLDWWDQQTASLVLELRSPEQQAIQYASLPKSRSAWSCFRLLEESQPTGQQQRLWRLRSRGAASPQHAMELRFGIRGEPWALFRETPR, from the coding sequence ATGCAGACACTTCGCGACCTCTGGGCCGGCGCGGCCCCGTACAAGCCCTGGCTCCTGGCCGTGGTGGCGGCGCTGTTGCTGGTGGCGCTCGTCATCGCGCTCGCGCGGTGGATGCGTCGACGCCCGCGTGGCTCCCCGGCGTCGAGTGCACCACGGCCCATGTCGAGCCGTCGGCTGCGCAAGGTCCGCGAGGCCTTCCACGCCGCGTTGCCCTGGCCCCAGCGGACGACGGTGAAGGACTTGCCGTGCGCGGTGGTGCTCGGCCTGGCCGGCAGCGGCAAGTCGAAGCTCATCGACCTGGACGTGGACTGGCGACGACAGGCGCGCCAGTTCCTCCCCAGCCACACGAGCGACGCGCTGCTGAAGCTCTACCTCGGGCCCGACTCCGTCGTGCAGGAGCTGTCCGCCACGTTGCTCGAGGATGACACGCCACAGGCCCGCTCGGCCCTGCGTCGGCTGTGGAAGGACTCACTCGGCCGGGGACAGCACGGGCTCGCCGTGCTCGTCCTGGACGCGCGCTGGCTTTCGGAGACAGCACCCGACGAGGTGCGCCGGGCCGCACAGCTCTTGCGCGGCAAGCTCAACCTGCTCGCCGACGTGCGCGGTGGCCCCGTGGACACGCGCCTGTGCTTGACCCACCTGGACTCGCTGGAGGGGTTCGAGGACTTCTGCCGGCTGCTCCAGTCCCACCGCGTCCCGCTCTCCTTCCCGCTCCCGCCTCGCGGCGAGGAGGGCCAGGTGGCGTCCCTGCTGGCCTCGCAGGAGCAGCACCTGGCGCTGGGGCTGACGTCCCTCCCAGTGGACGCGTTCGACCGGCTGGAGCGCTTCTACTCCCAGGGACAGCGCCCCTTCGAGGCCCTGGCGCGCTTCACCACCTCGCTGCTCGAAGGCGACACGCTGGCCTTCGTCCCCCGACTGTCGCGCGTGTACCTGTCCTCGCCCTCCGCGCGGGCGACAGGGGTGCTCTCCGTGACGGGCGACGTGCATGACGCCCAGGCCCTGCGCGGGCGCTATCTGCGCACGCACCTGCGCCGCGCGGCGCTCCTGGGCCTCGCGTGTGGCGCGCCCATGGTGGCCGCCCATGCCCACCTCGCGTGGCGTCTGTCCGAGGCCCGTGAGCACGTGGGGCGCTTCGAGAGCACCGTGAAGCGGATGCGTGACCAGGGACAGGCCATCTCCGGCGGCGTGGCGCGGGAGCAGGTGCTCGCCGCGGGTCAGGCCATGGACCGGATGTGGAGAGCCATGGGGTATTGGCCCCCGCTCGCCTCCGCCTTCTCCGAGGACCGCGAGGACCTGCGCAAGCGGCTGACGCGTGGCATCCGCGAGGCCCACCTGCGCCCCGCGCTGGAGCGCTGCCACCAACAACCGGACACGTGCCGCCCCGAGCAGGTCGTCTTCCTCCTGGCCGCCCTGCACGCCTCGAGCGCCGAGCCGCTCGGCCAGTTCGTCCTCGCCAGCCTCCACGGCCAGCGCACGTGGAACCTCGGAGAGGATGCCCAGTCCCACTCCGCCACGGAGCCCGCGCCGCTCGAAGCCGGGCGCTCGTGGCTGAGCGCCGTCAACCTGGTCGAGTCGCTCGTCGGAGACTATGTCGCCATCAGCGACAGGCCCTGGCAGGCACCGGCCACACCCGAGGCGGACTGGGCCCGCTGGCCGTTCCGCGAGGCCTTCACATTGGAAGGACAGCTCGCCCCCTGGCAGGAGCACCTCAAGCGACTCCACGAGTTCCTGAGAGACCAGGCCGTGGAGCCGTGGGCGAAGACTCGGCTCGACGCGGAGCTCGCGGCGCTGCGCGACGAGCGCGGACGGCTGGGAGCCTGGCTCGACGACAGCGTGACGTTCGCCGCCCTGCCGCGCGCGCTCGAGCTGCTCGAGGCCTCCGAGGCCCGGGTCGACACGCGCCGCTTCCTGGGGCTGCCCTCCACGCTGCGAGCCCTGGAGTGGATGAACGCGCACCGCGACGTGCTCGCGGGCATCCTGCGCATGGAGGACGAGGTGTACCAGGGGCTCGAGGCCGCGCGGCGGATGAGCGTGGCGGAGCTGCTCGTACGCGACGGCCTCTGGACTCCTGGCGCCACCACCCGGGGTCCCTTCCAGGTCACCGTGACGCAGGGGCCGCTCGAGTTCCACCCGACGGACAGCGCGCGGCAACTCCACCAGGCCCTCCTGCGCCAGTACGAGAAGACGGGCCACCTGACCTTCGGTGCCGAGGAGGCGCCGGGCCTCCGACCGTCCACCCCGAGCGTCGTCGAGGCGCGGCGGACGTTCGACACCCGCATCCGCCCCCTGGTGGACGAGTTCTCCCAGCGCATGAAGAACGCCACCCTGTCCGTCGAGGAGTCCTCGCAGCGACAGGAGCAGGTCCGTCGCCAGGTGGACCAGTTCGCATCGCAGTACCGTCAGCGGCTCTTCCAGCGCGTGCGCGCCCACGCGTTCGATGCGCCCACTCCAGGCCTGCTCTCCGAAGCGCTGACGCAGCTGCTCCAGCCATCCTCGGAGCTGGTGGACCTGCTGCGCGACACGGCCAAGGGCGCGAGCCTGGAGCCGCTCGAAGGGCCGTACTACGAATCGCTCCGCAACGCCGTGGCCCCGTTCACGCCCATCGTCCAGTTGATGAAGCCGGACGAGCGCGGCAACTACGAGCTGCTCACTCCCTACCGGACGCTCGTCGCGCAGCTCTCGGACGAGCTCCACGCCACGTCACCGGCGAGCGCCCCCGCCGCGGTGGACACCGCCGACAAGCGAGGTCGAGGCGCCGCGAGGCTCACCGAGCTGCTCACCCCGCTGGGCCGGGTGGCGCTCTCGATGATGCTCGAGGAGGAAGGCTCGTACCTGCGCAAGGTGGACGCGTGGTTGGACCAGCGAGGCGTCATCGGCGAGCTGCGCGAACCCTTCCGTCAGCCATTCCTGCGAGCGCGCGCGCTGGGACAACAGGAGCTGGAGCGGACCTTGCGGCAACAGTGGGAGGAGCACAGCGCGCTCACGCTGCGCCCCCTGATGAACCGCTATCCGTTCGCCCCCGAGGCGCTCCAGGAAGTCGAGCCGGGGGACCTCGACGTGCTTCGCCGGAGGGATGGCGGGCTCTGGGCCTTCGTGGACCGCGTCGTCTCCCCCGTCGCCGAGGAGCGCGGGACGGAGTGGGTCCACCGGGGCGCGCTGCGCGGACGGCTGAACCTGCCCGAGGACCTGCTGTCGACGCTCAGCAGGCTCTCCAGACTCTCCAAGTCGCTGTGGGATGACGAGGGGCGTCCCCGTCCCCTCATGCTCCAGGTCATGGCGCTCCCGTTGCCCCAGGCGCCCAGACCCGACAGCTTCGTGACGCTGGGCTCGCTCAAGTGCGGAAGGACCGCGGCCTTCGCCTACAACCAGAGCCCCTCCTGGCAGGCGTTCTCGCTCGACTGGTGGGACCAGCAGACCGCGTCGCTCGTCCTGGAGCTGCGCTCGCCCGAGCAGCAGGCCATCCAATACGCGTCCCTGCCCAAGAGCCGCTCCGCCTGGAGCTGCTTCCGACTGCTCGAGGAGTCGCAGCCCACCGGCCAGCAACAACGGCTGTGGCGGCTGCGCTCGCGTGGCGCCGCGAGCCCCCAGCACGCGATGGAGCTGCGCTTCGGCATCCGGGGCGAGCCCTGGGCGCTCTTCCGGGAGACTCCTCGATGA
- the tssK gene encoding type VI secretion system baseplate subunit TssK — protein MTPPRIARIRWQAGQLLLPEHFRTQDEILSAEARLTAELTGVPLSGIGALELDTARLAEGLFVLGSLTALMPGGHLVQVPGNATVAPFSLEETGRSRLTVYLHLMHEQHGAERSPLYAEDPPSLHRALHVLRLSVDPATEGARGTLALAELARNEHGQWELSRVQLPPLSRTGPHPFLTELFAHLDALLDQARGQLRTALRDNFVRGDRRSDTRRALCQVRAVQGLREDMRQGLHLPTHHLFTALRQLYLELCCYLECEPEEELPAYRHDEPGPGLWRWMTLLERGLRPSTSQRSFQAFDCRDGRFLLSGLPQQEPLPDDFYLLVRRQARDMPRSLEGVKLASPLRLSLVKRLALKGLTLRHVPYPAFPHAFDADIDWYQLATDGEEWRAALREDAVALSVTPPLEGAQVFLYWRRT, from the coding sequence ATGACTCCTCCCAGAATCGCCCGCATCCGCTGGCAGGCCGGGCAGCTGCTCCTGCCCGAGCACTTCCGGACCCAGGACGAAATCCTCTCGGCCGAGGCACGGCTCACCGCGGAGCTCACGGGTGTCCCGCTGTCTGGCATTGGAGCGCTCGAGCTCGATACGGCCCGGCTGGCCGAGGGCCTCTTCGTCCTCGGCTCGCTGACCGCCCTCATGCCCGGGGGACACCTGGTGCAGGTGCCCGGCAACGCCACGGTGGCGCCCTTCTCGTTGGAGGAGACGGGCCGCTCACGCCTCACCGTGTACCTGCACCTGATGCACGAGCAGCACGGCGCCGAGCGCAGCCCGCTGTATGCGGAGGACCCGCCCTCGCTCCACCGGGCGCTGCACGTCCTGCGGCTCTCCGTGGACCCGGCGACGGAGGGGGCGCGCGGCACGCTCGCGCTCGCGGAGCTGGCCAGGAACGAGCACGGCCAATGGGAGCTGTCGCGCGTCCAGCTCCCGCCCCTCTCTCGCACGGGCCCCCACCCGTTCCTGACGGAGTTGTTCGCCCACCTGGACGCGCTGCTGGACCAGGCGCGCGGCCAGCTGCGCACCGCCCTCCGCGACAACTTCGTGCGCGGAGACAGGCGCTCCGACACCCGCCGGGCCTTGTGCCAGGTGCGCGCCGTCCAGGGCCTGCGCGAGGACATGCGCCAGGGGCTCCACCTGCCCACCCACCACCTCTTCACGGCGCTGCGCCAGCTCTACCTGGAGCTGTGCTGCTATCTGGAGTGTGAGCCGGAAGAGGAGCTGCCCGCCTACCGGCACGACGAGCCCGGCCCGGGCCTGTGGCGGTGGATGACGCTGCTGGAGCGCGGCCTGCGCCCGAGCACGAGCCAGCGCTCGTTCCAGGCGTTCGACTGTCGCGACGGACGCTTCCTCCTGTCGGGCCTCCCCCAGCAGGAGCCCCTCCCGGACGACTTCTATCTGCTGGTGCGGCGTCAGGCGCGTGACATGCCTCGGAGCCTGGAGGGCGTGAAGCTCGCGAGCCCGCTGCGGCTGTCCCTGGTGAAGCGGCTGGCCCTCAAGGGGCTCACGCTCCGCCACGTCCCCTACCCCGCCTTCCCGCATGCGTTCGACGCGGACATCGACTGGTACCAGCTCGCGACCGACGGCGAGGAGTGGCGGGCCGCCCTGCGCGAGGACGCGGTGGCGCTGTCGGTGACGCCGCCGCTCGAGGGCGCCCAGGTCTTCCTCTACTGGCGGAGGACCTGA
- the tssB gene encoding type VI secretion system contractile sheath small subunit, with translation MSIQDTLPTSRITLTYRTTINGQEEEVDLPFRMLVLADLSLGSSKDRQVDLDERKLRSVKPGGLDDVMKDMGMSLQFQVPDRTSPNAEGTLDVKLPLERMKSFHPDEFVQHVPKLKALLLMRKLLLEMQADIDNRKELWRTLSELYSRPEDIQRLLESESLKGFEHLRLPPGDTKSA, from the coding sequence GTGTCCATCCAAGACACCCTACCCACGTCACGCATCACCCTCACCTACCGCACCACCATCAACGGCCAGGAGGAGGAGGTCGACCTGCCCTTCCGCATGCTCGTCCTCGCGGACCTCTCGCTCGGCTCGTCGAAGGACCGGCAGGTGGACCTGGACGAGCGCAAGCTGCGCTCCGTGAAGCCGGGCGGCCTGGATGACGTGATGAAGGACATGGGCATGTCCCTCCAGTTCCAGGTTCCGGACCGGACCTCCCCCAACGCAGAGGGCACGCTCGACGTGAAGCTCCCCCTGGAGCGGATGAAGTCCTTCCACCCGGACGAGTTCGTCCAGCACGTGCCCAAGCTCAAGGCCCTGCTGTTGATGCGCAAGCTCCTGCTGGAGATGCAGGCGGACATCGACAACCGCAAGGAGCTCTGGCGCACGCTCTCCGAGCTGTACTCGCGTCCCGAAGACATCCAGCGCCTGCTGGAGAGCGAGTCCCTCAAGGGCTTCGAGCACCTGCGCCTGCCGCCGGGTGACACGAAGAGCGCCTGA
- a CDS encoding type VI secretion system baseplate subunit TssF, with protein sequence MGATTRLYQDYLAELAALERFRQEFRHTYPGVPLEQEDPDVRRMVEALAFFSVQTRHATLQNLRSTWTRLFSSYFQSLLEPRPAAGLVQAVPTEKMVEAVVLPRGTQLRLRPAGGEPGCFRLQSDLRVLPIFLEETRAVPLAGGGHRLILRFAAAFPRRDPVGVLGLHVRHLEDYASSLATHHALRQHLTRVSVVYDAKADERSTGLACEHSFERAPFDVDSRSTYENPLERARSFFQLPEQGLFLHVRVAPTLRAWSGFSLCLDLKKAWAGGLFHCFVAPVVNLEAAPAQPITLDGTRTEHPLLGARNERGVRLHSVTGVYLQGPRGREPLRPAQVPGAGPAYELETLSAPDGGPLHQVLVHMPAAFLEPRQLHVEALWYQPHFAAEATGPLEVTTPGVHVEGLRWRAVGDVQPARDSDVREDVTALVQLLSWKNRSTLERDELVALLSLLGASEPGALRPITPLLRALRVVALPGASARGTGLRHVYDALLEPFEAGLEPLVACWLEQVHALLDAWNGEAAVELRAEVAGAGPFEPWGRG encoded by the coding sequence ATGGGTGCGACGACACGGCTGTATCAGGACTACCTCGCGGAGCTGGCCGCGCTCGAGCGCTTCCGCCAGGAGTTCCGACACACCTATCCCGGCGTGCCCCTGGAGCAGGAGGACCCGGACGTGCGCCGGATGGTGGAGGCGCTGGCCTTCTTCTCCGTGCAGACGCGCCACGCGACCCTCCAGAACCTGCGCTCGACGTGGACGCGGCTGTTCTCCAGCTACTTCCAGAGCCTGCTGGAGCCACGTCCCGCCGCGGGCCTGGTGCAGGCCGTCCCCACCGAGAAGATGGTGGAGGCGGTGGTGCTGCCTCGCGGCACGCAGCTGCGATTGCGGCCCGCGGGCGGCGAGCCGGGTTGCTTCCGCCTCCAGTCGGACTTGCGCGTGCTGCCCATCTTCCTGGAGGAGACGCGGGCGGTGCCCCTGGCGGGCGGCGGACATCGCCTCATCCTCCGCTTCGCCGCGGCGTTCCCGCGCAGGGACCCGGTGGGCGTGCTCGGCCTCCACGTGCGCCACCTGGAGGACTACGCCAGCTCGCTGGCCACGCACCACGCGCTGCGCCAGCACCTGACGCGGGTGAGCGTGGTGTACGACGCGAAGGCGGATGAGCGCTCGACGGGGCTGGCCTGCGAGCACTCCTTCGAGCGCGCGCCCTTCGACGTGGACAGCCGGAGCACCTACGAGAATCCCCTCGAGCGCGCCCGGTCCTTCTTCCAGCTCCCGGAGCAGGGCTTGTTCCTGCACGTGCGCGTGGCCCCCACCCTGCGGGCCTGGAGCGGCTTCAGCCTGTGTCTGGATTTGAAGAAGGCGTGGGCCGGGGGACTGTTCCATTGCTTCGTCGCGCCCGTCGTCAACCTCGAGGCCGCGCCCGCCCAGCCCATCACCCTGGATGGCACCCGCACGGAGCACCCGTTGCTCGGCGCGCGCAATGAGCGTGGCGTGCGTTTGCACTCGGTGACGGGCGTGTACCTGCAAGGCCCGCGAGGCCGTGAGCCTCTTCGCCCAGCGCAGGTCCCTGGCGCGGGGCCCGCGTACGAGTTGGAGACGCTGAGCGCTCCGGACGGAGGCCCGCTGCATCAGGTGCTGGTCCACATGCCAGCGGCGTTCCTGGAGCCGCGCCAACTGCACGTGGAGGCGCTCTGGTATCAGCCCCACTTCGCCGCGGAGGCCACGGGCCCGTTGGAGGTGACGACGCCGGGTGTGCACGTGGAGGGGCTGCGCTGGCGGGCCGTGGGCGATGTCCAGCCCGCGAGGGACAGTGACGTGCGCGAGGACGTGACGGCCCTGGTCCAGCTCCTGTCGTGGAAGAACCGCTCCACGCTGGAGCGCGACGAGTTGGTGGCGCTGCTGTCGCTGCTGGGCGCGTCGGAGCCGGGCGCCCTCCGGCCCATCACCCCGCTGCTGCGCGCGCTGCGGGTCGTGGCCCTGCCGGGAGCGAGTGCGCGAGGCACGGGGCTGCGCCATGTGTACGACGCGCTGCTGGAGCCCTTCGAGGCGGGCCTGGAGCCGCTGGTGGCGTGTTGGCTCGAGCAGGTGCACGCGCTGCTGGATGCGTGGAACGGAGAGGCGGCCGTGGAGCTGCGCGCCGAGGTGGCCGGGGCGGGCCCCTTCGAGCCCTGGGGGCGCGGATGA
- the tssC gene encoding type VI secretion system contractile sheath large subunit — MAEKNYLQELFKSRGLGSPPTSAEPMIGTGLVPTSLQESEISTDSRFLSALAALLHNVKPLEDEDSRPRFDKGQVMSAVARLDEVIQAQVNEILHHETFQQAESTWRGVEDLVNTTNFQANITLDVLDVAKQELAQDFEKNASSIFSSSLFSKVYTQEYDQYGGRPFGVMLGLYEFTASRPDLQWLERMSWVANAAHCPFVASASHKFFDCENIEQLESLKSLDGVLNHPRYGKWAELRESESGAYISLALPRYVVRLPYNPVTSPCEVLNFTEEAHGDSSKYLWGNAAILFGRNVAKAFELSGWCQSIRGPKGGGRVQGLPVDTFSLRGQQELRMPVEMCIPDFREYEFVRHGFMPLVYRKNEAEATFFSTPSIKRAKRYKDPKDSENAQLVTNLAYTFSVTRLAHYIKSIMRDNIGSSADDVYIHQQINHWLMDYVTAVSNPDDLTLRRFPFKAAQVQVTRRPGEIGWYDCKVSVLPHIQFEGLDVELQLESRLG, encoded by the coding sequence ATGGCCGAGAAAAACTACCTGCAAGAGCTCTTCAAGAGTCGGGGGCTGGGCTCCCCCCCCACGTCCGCCGAGCCGATGATTGGCACGGGGCTGGTCCCCACCTCGCTCCAGGAGAGCGAAATCTCCACCGACAGCCGGTTCCTCTCCGCGCTGGCGGCGCTGCTCCACAACGTCAAGCCGCTCGAGGACGAGGACAGCCGGCCCCGCTTCGACAAGGGCCAGGTGATGAGCGCCGTGGCCCGCCTGGACGAGGTCATCCAGGCCCAGGTGAACGAAATCCTCCACCACGAGACCTTCCAGCAGGCCGAGTCCACCTGGCGCGGCGTGGAGGACCTGGTCAACACCACCAACTTCCAGGCCAACATCACCCTGGACGTGCTGGACGTGGCCAAGCAGGAGCTGGCCCAGGACTTCGAGAAGAACGCGAGCAGCATCTTCTCCAGCTCGCTCTTCTCCAAGGTCTACACCCAGGAGTACGACCAGTACGGCGGGCGGCCCTTCGGGGTGATGCTGGGGCTGTATGAGTTCACCGCGTCCCGGCCGGACCTCCAATGGCTGGAGCGCATGAGCTGGGTGGCCAACGCCGCGCACTGTCCCTTCGTCGCGTCCGCGAGCCACAAGTTCTTCGATTGCGAGAACATCGAGCAGCTCGAGTCACTCAAGAGCCTGGATGGCGTGCTCAACCACCCGCGCTACGGCAAGTGGGCAGAGCTGCGGGAGAGCGAGTCCGGGGCGTACATCAGCCTGGCGCTGCCGCGCTACGTCGTCCGGCTGCCCTACAACCCCGTCACCTCCCCGTGCGAGGTGCTCAACTTCACCGAGGAGGCGCACGGCGACTCCAGCAAGTACCTCTGGGGCAACGCCGCCATCCTGTTCGGCCGCAACGTGGCGAAGGCCTTCGAGCTGTCCGGCTGGTGTCAGTCCATCCGCGGCCCCAAGGGCGGCGGGCGCGTCCAGGGCCTGCCAGTGGACACCTTCTCCCTGCGCGGTCAGCAGGAGCTGCGGATGCCGGTGGAGATGTGCATCCCAGACTTCCGGGAGTACGAGTTCGTCCGCCACGGCTTCATGCCGTTGGTGTACCGGAAGAACGAGGCCGAGGCGACGTTCTTCAGCACCCCGTCCATCAAGCGCGCCAAACGATACAAGGACCCCAAGGACTCGGAGAACGCGCAGCTCGTCACCAACCTGGCGTACACGTTCTCCGTCACCCGGCTCGCGCACTACATCAAGAGCATCATGCGCGACAACATCGGCAGCTCCGCGGATGACGTCTACATCCACCAGCAGATCAACCACTGGCTGATGGACTACGTGACGGCGGTCAGCAACCCGGATGACCTCACGCTGCGCCGCTTCCCGTTCAAGGCCGCCCAGGTCCAGGTGACCAGGCGCCCGGGCGAGATTGGCTGGTACGACTGCAAGGTCTCCGTCCTCCCCCACATCCAGTTCGAGGGTCTCGACGTCGAGCTCCAGCTCGAGTCGCGGCTCGGCTAG
- the tssE gene encoding type VI secretion system baseplate subunit TssE: MARRPFLDRFSGPTADALAPVLRNLEAVLNTREGHGAFQRGFGLGDPTADRGGQELVPFLTQTLRQQVAWYEPRLRDVEVTPRGQDGALHLHFEVTGLLGGAPVRLDLRFDTVSSRVRLERKD; encoded by the coding sequence ATGGCGCGCCGCCCGTTCCTCGACCGCTTCAGCGGCCCCACCGCGGATGCGCTGGCCCCCGTGCTGCGCAACCTGGAGGCCGTGCTCAACACGCGCGAGGGCCACGGCGCCTTCCAGCGCGGCTTCGGGCTGGGAGACCCCACCGCGGACCGAGGCGGCCAGGAGCTGGTCCCCTTCCTCACGCAGACCTTGAGACAACAGGTGGCCTGGTACGAGCCCCGGCTGCGCGACGTGGAGGTGACGCCGCGCGGACAGGATGGCGCGCTGCACCTGCACTTCGAGGTGACGGGCCTCTTGGGAGGCGCCCCCGTCCGACTGGACCTGCGCTTCGACACCGTGAGCAGCCGCGTGCGGCTGGAGAGGAAGGACTGA